In the Campylobacter sputorum subsp. sputorum genome, TATGTTGTTTATTACATACTTTTAAAATAATTTTATAAAAGCATATATCTTAAAAAAAGATGTATGCTTTCTTGTTTTATATAATCATAGAAAAAATAAGAGCAAAAATTATCATAGGTATGTTAAAAAATACAAATGTAGGAACGCACGTATCGTATATGTGATCGTGTTGCCCGTCTGCGTTTAATCCAGATGTTGGTCCAAGTGTGCTATCACTAGCAGGACTTCCAGCATCACCAATAGCAGCAGCAATGCCTATAAGAAGTATTGTTGCACTTACGCTAAAGCCCAAATTTATGCATAAAGGCACATAAATTGCCGCTATTATAGGGATTGTTCCAAAGCTTGTGCCAATACCCATTGTAACAAGAAGTCCAATAAGAAGCATAAGCAAAGCCCCGCCAAATTTACCGCCAGATAAAGCACTTGCTACGCTTATAAGTTCATTTATGCCGCCACTTTCTCTAAGTACTGCACCAAATCCAGCAGCAACTAGCATTATAAAAGCTATATAAGCCATCATAGACATACCATTATCCATAACTTCTTGAACTTTATTGTAGTCAATTCCGCCAAAAACTATCATAAATAAAAGTCCAAGAAGTCCGCCAAGTGGTATAGAACTTGTATAAATTTGAATACCAAAAGTTACAGCTGCTCCTATTAAAACAACCCACTCTTTTTTGCCCATATGTAAGCTAAAAGTTTCATCCATGGATTTTTCTAAATTTACATATTGTCTTGATTTTCTATAAAACAAAACCGCACATATTAATCCGCAAAACATTGCAGCTCCACCTATCCACATAACGCTTTGTATATCTGCTATGCTTACTATTACCGAGTTATTTGCAAGTTCTTTTTTTAATATATTGTAAAATAAAAGTCCAAAACCAACTCCAAGGCTTACATATGGTGCTTGAAGACCAAAGGTTAAAGCACAAGCAACAGCTCTTCTATCTATTTTTAGTTTATTCATAATGTTTAGTAATGGCGGTATCAATACAGGAATAAATGCAATATGCACAGGTATTAGATTTTGCGAAAAACAAGCTATGAAAGCTATGGTTAAAACAAATATAATTTTTTTGCTACTTAAAATAGAGCTAATTTTGTGGATTAAAATTGCTGTCAAATTTGTGCCAGAAATCGCAGCAGCAACTGCACCAAGAAGTATATAACTAAGTGCGGTTTCTAAATTTCCTTGCATGCCATTTATCAAAATTTCCATGGTATGTATAAGATTAAATCCGCTCATTATACCAGCTACTATACCAGAGAGTAAAATTGCTAAAAGTATGTTAAATCTAAATAGACACAAGATATACATAAGACAAACACTTATCAAAACAGGATTTGTTAAAAGCATAAATTTCCCTTATTTTTAAATAAAAATTAGATTATACTAAAATATATTTTAAATGTTTATATAAATTTATTTTTTATCAAAGTTAATTTTTAAATCATTTTAGATAGAATAATAGAAAATTTTGAAGGTGTAATAATAATGGATGAAAACAGGAAAAAAACTCTTGATGTAGCCTTAAAACAGATTGATAAAGCCTTTGGTAAAGGCACTATTATCAGACTTGGCGATAAACAAGTAGAGCCAATTGATTCTATTTCTACTGGATCTATTGGTCTTGATATAGCTCTTGGAATTGGTGGAATTCCAAAAGGTAGAATTATAGAAATTTATGGACCAGAAAGTTCTGGTAAAACCACACTCGCCTTACATATAATAGCCGAATCTCAAAAAAATGGCGGAATTTGTGCTTTTGTAGATGCAGAGCACGCACTTGATGTAAAATATGCTCATAATCTTGGTGTAGATACAGATAATCTTTTTGTATCTCAGCCAGACTTTGGCGAACAAGCTCTTGACATAGTTGAAACTCTTTCAAGAAGTGGTGCGGTTGATCTTATAGTTGTTGACTCAGTTGCAGCCTTAACTCCAAAAACCGAGATAGATGGCGATATGGGTGATTCACATGTTGGTTTGCAAGCAAGACTTATGTCTCAAGCTTTAAGAAAATTAACAGGTGTCGTTCATAAAATGAATACAACTATCATATTTATAAACCAAATTCGTATGAAAATAGGTGCTATGGCTTATGGTAATCCTGAAACAACAACTGGTGGAAATGCACTTAAATTTTATGCATCGGTTCGTCTTGATGTCAGAAAAATTGCTACTTTAAAGCAAAATGATCAACCAATAGGCAATAGAACTAGGATTAAAGTAGTTAAAAACAAGGTCGCACCTCCTTTTAAAACGGCTGAATTTGATGTAATGTATGGAGAGGGGATTAGCAAAGAAGGCGAGATAATAGACTATGGCGTAAAGCTTGATATTATCGATAAAAGCGGTGCTTGGTTCAGTTATCAAGACACAAAACTTGGTCAAGGTAGAGAAAACTCAAAAGCTTATTTAAAAGAGCATT is a window encoding:
- a CDS encoding Na+/H+ antiporter NhaC family protein, coding for MLLTNPVLISVCLMYILCLFRFNILLAILLSGIVAGIMSGFNLIHTMEILINGMQGNLETALSYILLGAVAAAISGTNLTAILIHKISSILSSKKIIFVLTIAFIACFSQNLIPVHIAFIPVLIPPLLNIMNKLKIDRRAVACALTFGLQAPYVSLGVGFGLLFYNILKKELANNSVIVSIADIQSVMWIGGAAMFCGLICAVLFYRKSRQYVNLEKSMDETFSLHMGKKEWVVLIGAAVTFGIQIYTSSIPLGGLLGLLFMIVFGGIDYNKVQEVMDNGMSMMAYIAFIMLVAAGFGAVLRESGGINELISVASALSGGKFGGALLMLLIGLLVTMGIGTSFGTIPIIAAIYVPLCINLGFSVSATILLIGIAAAIGDAGSPASDSTLGPTSGLNADGQHDHIYDTCVPTFVFFNIPMIIFALIFSMII
- the recA gene encoding recombinase RecA, with translation MDENRKKTLDVALKQIDKAFGKGTIIRLGDKQVEPIDSISTGSIGLDIALGIGGIPKGRIIEIYGPESSGKTTLALHIIAESQKNGGICAFVDAEHALDVKYAHNLGVDTDNLFVSQPDFGEQALDIVETLSRSGAVDLIVVDSVAALTPKTEIDGDMGDSHVGLQARLMSQALRKLTGVVHKMNTTIIFINQIRMKIGAMAYGNPETTTGGNALKFYASVRLDVRKIATLKQNDQPIGNRTRIKVVKNKVAPPFKTAEFDVMYGEGISKEGEIIDYGVKLDIIDKSGAWFSYQDTKLGQGRENSKAYLKEHSEVATEIIDKLKSSIGGLLSGYDEDEKNIDGDE